The Manihot esculenta cultivar AM560-2 chromosome 17, M.esculenta_v8, whole genome shotgun sequence genome contains the following window.
GCAGAAAGTACCAAGCAAAATTTGGTCCAATTTGAGCAAGAGCATTTTGCCAGCCAGCAGCCCACACCTGAGGGCCCTCCATAGCTATTGCAAAAGGGGTTAGGATCAACAGAGACAACATAGACAAACAAGCATAGTAGTTCATCCCACTAACGGAGTTCCCCTTCATCCCCTTCTTCGAGAATATGTTCCGAAACACAAATGCCAAATTTGAGATCATAGCCCCCATAAACCCTGAGGCAGAAAGCAACATAATACTGAATTCCActagaaaatgataaaaattatagaacatCAAAGCAAGAAAGGTAAACTTCCCTCATTAGATCAAATTATCAAACAGAAGCAAGTTTCATACCAGTCATGTTGAAATTGAGCTCAGTGACTGCTGCTAGACCGCAACCTCCAATAATTGGCGCAAGTGATAGATAAACTGGAAGAGGGAACGTCTCACCCAGTAGAAACCTCGACACCAAAACACTGAACGCAGGCTCGCCGCtcttgatgatgtgagtaaatgacACTGCAACTTTAGACATGCTCACAGTTGCAGCCACATGTCCAATTGTGTGAGCAACCGCAACCTAACACAAAATTCATGGaggaaaaaaaaactcaatcaCAAGGTAAACTCAGATCCCTGTTTCTCTATTCAATGTATTAAACCCAGAAAAGCATCAAATTACTTACAGGAAACAGTGTCTTCCAAAACTCGAAATCAGTTTTTGGGGCATCAGCCACCCTCGAAGCCCAAGATATCAGCATCATGAGAGACCCACAAGCAAGGGAGAGCGTAGAAGTGAGCCAAGGATAAGGGAAAGCATTCAAGACctttttgttataaatattgAACACCACATTCAAAGCCCACCAAGTCGCAAAGTCTATCCCAATCTTGATCTTCTGTGCTGCCTGCTCGTCCGGAAGCTCTATGTTGATGTCCAGCGGCCGTGACCGGTCAGCTTCATAGGCATTGCAAACGGACAAAGGCTTCTTTTGTTGGGTTTTGGCagaaaatgtaaatttctcAACTGAAGAAATGTGAAGCGGCTTTTCTGGAGTCAATGAAGCGACAAAGTTATGGCCTTTCTGAGAATTCTGAATACCGGTTACTGGAGAATATTGAGGTTTAAGAACTGAAAGCTTTCTGGATAAGAAATCAGAAGAAGGGAAATTGGAGTGCGAGTGATTTAGTGAAGAAATCATCGTGTTCATGTTCTATAGTACAGTAAAAGTTTACAGCTACGAACACAAGACTATGTTAATGAAACTGGTGCCAAAAGGAGTTCTTTTTCCTTGAAATTCAGTTTGTTTCCTAAGAAAATATATCAGAATGCAGGGAATATATAAAGGTACGAAAAGCAAAATTGGGAAGACACTTGGGTAATACTGGTGTGTTAGGTGAAGATATAGAGAGAACGATAGGAGAGGGTTGTTGGGACTTGAGATTGAAGCTGAAAGGAAGCTTTTCTTTCACAAGGAGGATAGGTGGTAGGAGGAGGTGTTTATATATATAGGGAGAAGGTGAGCAGAGGTTGTAGAGGCCACGTGGCAGAGTCGTTGAGCGGGGAAATTCTTCCACGCGTATAAATCGtccatatataatttaaaattaaaaaaaatcttatttaaaatatGGTAAAACCTAATTAGATATGTAAATTAATTTGTACTTCGGACAAAAATGTTTGGTTGGCAGGATAGAACAGCTCAAGTGCACTCGGAAATTACTCACATAggattttactgatttcataaATTTGCTAAGACTGCTTGAAATATTACGCTATTTAAAGTAGATTGGGCTGTAAATGATTCGAGTTGAggagttttaattaatttaagtttAGTTGGTTACAATTTTTTAGTTTgacttaaatttgaattttatttattttaaatttaaatgaaatattaataaatttaaggtTGATTTAGTAAATTAGTTCAAAtgagttaaatttttattaaatttaatttcaactgtttaatcatataaaattatgattaataagtttttaaggGTAATAaagtcaaaataaaaaataaagactaAACAActattaaaatgaaataaaatacacTAATTGTGATTGAAAATTCAGCTGATATGACTCATATTGTCAGtaaactttttatattatacaatttcttaattttaaaatttgtctTTTTTAACTTTTGTTCAGCATAATATGttctcttaaaattttttatataccaCTTGTTAATATTCTATCAtttgattatttattaattttattaaaagatgAATTATGCATTTATACTAATAAttagagataaaaataaaataatgatatatttttgtgagtataaaattataatatttcaaaatttgGAATTTGCGTGAGTAGACAtatcaaactttttttttaaacccTGTTCCTTATTTCAACCGAGCTTCATGAGACATGAATTTCCCacatttttaaaatgtataataaACCTCTAAATTTGGCCGTGGAACAAGAACTGAACGTGCATTTTGGTCAGCATTTCTCTTCACCAGCTTTCACAAATTGATTGATGTAAATTGTTGTCTAAGAAAATGCCAAAATTTACCATGGAAATGAGATATTTCCATCTCCCTTCCCTTCCACAAATATTTCCAGCCGTCCATTTTCTGAGCAGAAACAGCCATTTCTGGTTCATAACTTCATATTTTGGGTCCAACAGCCTTCAATAATTCAAAAAAGTACAAATTCCAATAGCGAATAACTTCTCATGTGAATCAAAGCCGCCTTGGCTAGCTAGACCGTGCAAATTCTGGACCGCCAATTGCCTGCAACCCAACAACTCGCAAGGCAATATACAGCCTAAACATGAGAATGCTTTGAGTTACTTGATTTATGTGTAAAGTGTAAGGGACACACACCTGGCCTGTGGTTGTCTAATTAGCAGCTGCTCTGCTGTCCAGCTTGGTGTTTATTGAACTGGGTTGATATTGATTTATATTGTTCTGGACGGATGAAAATTTTCGAGCCTAGACAAAAATCTtcaatgatatttttatttatgtggCCGCTTGTGTATAATTTAATTGGGTTTTCCTACTGTTTCCATTTTAATCAGTGGTGTCAGCTTATATTTACCAAAGTCTACAGTTTCCCTCAGTTGGAACAACTTAAATGGAGTGAATGTTACTGCTTAAGGCGGATCAGTGGTAGCTTGTAAAGAAATTTTATtagaatgaaaatttattttatttttaatatgagtGTAGTATAAATGGATATAAGAGAGTCCAAAATACAAAGATTTTAACCAACTCAAAATTAAGAgttataacaaaagataaatttAAGTGGTTGATTTTGATTGTGCTATAACCTATAAACATAGCAaacgtgatgcatgaacatgcttagaagtttaattacttttaaaatagaaagtagttctgttctactcacctctggccgactctggactaactctgaagcagctaacactgctggcctcctcggttcctcgagtccgatcctacacaggtggactcaaatgagggaccaaacaaattCTAATATGACTttaaacatcttcccaaaaatgtaatacccggctagactccggtatcagaattcctaccgtttggtgtaatctcggatgtcgaaaacctctagaagggtaaaaacatgttttcataaaatgttttcatgtattttatggttttaagtaagaaagaaattgaattttgaatgaaaaagaccattgagggaaatccaggttcggccgccgaacatgcatgagttttggagtcgccttcggctgccgaaggtggcctggccaaccccctataaaaggccccatggccgaaaatgggcgagctttttcccctatttttggccaacggtgagtccatgccctcccatggttggttttgatgattttcctcaaatctttcaagttttaacaagttttaacttagttttgaagatttttgaagctaagatcaagttttggagcttggagacccaaggagctagatttctcccatctccaagttaggatcgtctctcctctcgatcttcaagaggtaagcttagatcctacctttcttatatgttttaaacaagttttgaggggttatggggtagaaatgcatgtttaggttaatgttgagtttatggttaatgtatgttgtttgagttgctatatgtgtttgtgttggggtttagaatAGTttaagacccctatatgcttggtgtaacgacccgaaaatcggaccactaccggcgctaggatccgggtcgacttaaggccgccgggacccgtagcaagccaaacatacatcctggaaacctgtttaatcccatacatgatcaagaaaatacataaaaatcaaaacctttctttcaaacatccaactcaacctgaacatagccataaacataaacatgatccctctgtgggatctcatcaatgccccaatgggcaaatacatcatgagatgagttggctttcataaacattataaaacataactatagatcatgtatcaaaagggacaacaatactcatagggtcaagcacatctataacctcaatatacctcattacataatatactgaaatctcttacattacattataatacaactgtcatgtccacaatctaactattacatacatacttcaaaactctggctaacctcctggtctaccctgtacctgcacatctggggttaggggagaggggtgagctacaaagcccagtgagcagaatagagaaaacatatattaaaatttcatgccattatgtaatgcaacacatcacaacaaatcacatctcggatggtattgtcaccaatagtcctctacatagtccaactgtgccgggacgtagaatgggtacaaccggtctttcccttaacatatcatatcatacagtccaactgtgccagggacgtagaatgggtacaacctggacttcctcttacatcgtgccagggacgtagaatgggtacaacctggacttccataccatatctcatgccgtagcatcatcatatcatatgaggactaaggatcatccaatgaccaatccacatcaacatcataaatgcaatgcaacatattcgtgaatactaatgcaaacaacctactatatctcatggcattcatgatgcatggatcatgctcaaatttcacatttcatttattttaaaacttaaggtttattccactcacctctggctagctctgacaaactctgtagcagctggctcactgctggggtcctcggttcctcgggtccgaacctacacaggtggactccaatgagggaccaaacatacataaacataactctagtatactccccaaaaaccccttaaaacatcatgaaatcattacatgaaaacatgcaagaaatggctgaacagggcactttcggcggcaccttcggcggccgaaagtcccagacagaggcgaaactcatgcatgttcggcggcaccttcggcggccgaaagtcccagacagagacgaaagtctcttttcgggggcaacttcggcagccgaaaggcctgcctccccagccatgttcggcggccgaaagtgccttcggctgccgaacctggtttctgccaaagggcagaaactcggctcctttatgcatatttgcctccccactctcaaatcatgcataaatctcaaccaaaacatgcatacaagttcctaggggtctcaaacagtcaaataccccaactacaactgtaatacccggctagagtccggcaccggaattcctgttgtctgatggaatccggggtgtcggaattctaaaaagggtaggatttatgttttactaggtgttatgatgtgtttaaatgttttaaggttaagggaagtgagtttggCGTTGAAATGACcaaaggcagttgagccaagttcggccgccgaaagtaagttcggccgccgaaagtgtttggcttccgaagggaagttcggcccccgaatgttgcatgatgttgcatgcgattgggcagccgacattgagttggccagccagctgagtcatggcttttgacagatgttggcctcagattcttgccatgaattagccacgtcttctatgactcatctgcaagtgttttgagcagctcatgcaggagtttgctcattcaccacGTTTTGAGAGGtttagcaaaaagtgagtttgagagagtttgagagtgggaaaggaggtgatccgttttcccttgttcagagtgtgtcgtttcttactacaggaggtaagtgatgttcttgaatgtgttttctaaaggttttagtgggatttgtggaaggagatgcatgcttaggttattcatgatagttttgatgagttaagcatggatacatgtttatgtgttatgtttgatttgttgtttggggttattagctagtcttggacccctgtgatcatatacatgagtatatgtatggtgaggaggtgacgtttgcatggtttgagaagttgaaggaaagaaggagatggtttgccgttgaaactgagttctggatgaactcaggttcggcagccgaaagttcattcggccgccgaacctcttgcatggtggcttaggctgccacagcttgcccccgagtgttttgcatgttcggctctgtttgggggattcggccgccgaaggtgccgccgaaggtacttgagtttcgtctctggagaggacaatcggccgccgaacctgccgccgaaagtgtcttgtccagctttcttttgcatgctttgcatggatagttaagtgagtttcaggggattcttggagaGTTTAATAGAgatattgataagttagtttggtccctcatttgagtccatctgtataggtacagaccagaggaaccagagagagcagcagtgagtactgctccagagtttcagaacctgcagagtcagtcagtccagatagccagaggtgagtggaactaaacttatgacttttaattgaatcacaaactgcttttagcatgtctcatgcatcatgtttatgccataggttgattgcattagtattcacgaatatgttgcattgcattgttatttgatgatgtgagtaaatgctgaatgatccaatagtcacagacaggaagaccaggagcctttgactacgccctggcacgtatagcaaagaccaggagcctttgactacgccctggcaggtatatagtaaagtccaggagcctttgactacgccctggcaatggtaagttc
Protein-coding sequences here:
- the LOC110605383 gene encoding glucose-6-phosphate/phosphate translocator 2, chloroplastic isoform X1, translated to MNTMISSLNHSHSNFPSSDFLSRKLSVLKPQYSPVTGIQNSQKGHNFVASLTPEKPLHISSVEKFTFSAKTQQKKPLSVCNAYEADRSRPLDINIELPDEQAAQKIKIGIDFATWWALNVVFNIYNKKVLNAFPYPWLTSTLSLACGSLMMLISWASRVADAPKTDFEFWKTLFPVAVAHTIGHVAATVSMSKVAVSFTHIIKSGEPAFSVLVSRFLLGETFPLPVYLSLAPIIGGCGLAAVTELNFNMTGFMGAMISNLAFVFRNIFSKKGMKGNSVSGMNYYACLSMLSLLILTPFAIAMEGPQVWAAGWQNALAQIGPNFAWWVAAQSIFYHLYNQVSYMSLDQISPLTFSIGNTMKRISVIISSIIIFHTPVQPVNALGAAIAILGTFLYSQAKQ
- the LOC110605383 gene encoding glucose-6-phosphate/phosphate translocator 2, chloroplastic isoform X2, with translation MNTMISSLNHSHSNFPSSDFLSRKLSVLKPQYSPVTGIQNSQKGHNFVASLTPEKPLHISSVEKFTFSAKTQQKKPLSVCNAYEADRSRPLDINIELPDEQAAQKIKIGIDFATWWALNVVFNIYNKKVLNAFPYPWLTSTLSLACGSLMMLISWASRVADAPKTDFEFWKTLFPVAVAHTIGHVAATVSMSKVAVSFTHIIKSGEPAFSVLVSRFLLGETFPLPVYLSLAPIIGGCGLAAVTELNFNMTGFMGAMISNLAFVFRNIFSKKGMKGNSVSGMNYYACLSMLSLLILTPFAIAMEGPQVWAAGWQNALAQIGPNFA